A genomic stretch from Telmatocola sphagniphila includes:
- a CDS encoding phage major capsid protein produces MTTTETTSTTIPNDRFQTRDELVQFIEQKTSDAIEKSRVDRRVPWATSGPVGRDSDGYSVLKAAAYALGYIGADQAKEEIHTHQQLRDLYSTYGFVPHCGAQSFLIPLSTNHLPAFESRGAKLRDEIRCKMTAQADKFDPDEARWLNRRLNLQTKSLGTITDTAGGTLVRYPVLGEIIDLQRNLEVFSMAGAQEIALPPNGRIQFPKLTGGSTAYWVGEATAITESQPTTGNLDLQAKKLGVLVKVNNELLRFASPSAEGLIRYDMARSVALKADLSMLEGNGSTQIKGLLTYGGITQHTASTLGTNGNTFEPQDVALMEGKLPDAVGAPTAWLMRKNMFAALMNRRADAVNANDGKGPFLFHPMRSAADAPPSEIYGTRVVRSSQVSTTRTKGSGSNLTYVLLGYFPDWVIARMGVMEFMASGLGDSALTNDQTYLRGIQHIDAGPRNISSFVLCDQLVAA; encoded by the coding sequence ATGACGACGACTGAAACGACTTCCACTACCATCCCCAACGACCGCTTTCAAACTCGCGATGAGCTTGTGCAGTTCATCGAACAGAAAACCAGCGATGCGATCGAAAAAAGCCGGGTCGACCGCCGGGTGCCCTGGGCGACCAGTGGCCCGGTCGGCCGGGATTCCGACGGCTACAGTGTTCTGAAGGCGGCCGCCTACGCCCTGGGTTATATCGGGGCGGATCAGGCTAAAGAAGAGATTCACACGCATCAACAGTTGCGCGATCTCTATTCCACTTATGGGTTCGTACCGCACTGCGGCGCGCAATCTTTCCTGATCCCCCTCTCGACCAATCATCTGCCGGCTTTCGAAAGCCGCGGCGCGAAACTGCGCGATGAGATCCGCTGCAAAATGACGGCCCAGGCCGATAAGTTCGATCCGGATGAGGCCCGCTGGCTGAACCGTCGCCTGAACCTTCAGACTAAATCGCTGGGAACCATCACCGATACCGCCGGCGGAACGCTGGTCCGTTATCCCGTGCTCGGCGAGATCATCGATCTGCAGCGGAATCTGGAAGTCTTTTCGATGGCCGGGGCCCAGGAAATCGCCCTGCCTCCCAACGGCCGCATTCAATTTCCCAAACTCACCGGGGGCAGCACGGCTTACTGGGTCGGCGAAGCGACTGCGATCACCGAAAGCCAACCGACCACCGGTAACCTCGATCTGCAAGCCAAGAAACTCGGCGTACTGGTGAAGGTAAACAACGAATTGTTGCGCTTTGCCAGTCCTTCCGCGGAAGGCCTGATCCGCTACGATATGGCCCGCAGTGTGGCGCTGAAGGCCGATCTGTCGATGCTGGAAGGCAACGGCAGCACGCAGATTAAAGGGCTGCTGACGTACGGTGGCATCACCCAGCACACCGCCAGCACACTAGGAACCAACGGCAATACCTTCGAGCCGCAGGATGTGGCCCTGATGGAAGGAAAGCTGCCCGATGCCGTCGGCGCCCCAACGGCCTGGCTGATGCGAAAAAATATGTTCGCGGCCCTGATGAACCGGCGGGCGGATGCCGTGAACGCCAACGATGGGAAAGGGCCTTTCCTGTTCCATCCCATGCGGAGTGCGGCCGATGCTCCGCCGAGCGAGATCTACGGCACCCGAGTGGTTCGCTCCTCGCAGGTCAGTACTACCCGCACCAAGGGTTCCGGTTCCAATCTTACCTATGTCCTGTTGGGGTACTTCCCCGATTGGGTCATCGCCCGCATGGGAGTGATGGAGTTCATGGCCAGCGGTTTGGGAGATTCTGCCCTGACCAACGATCAGACTTATCTGCGCGGCATCCAGCATATCGATGCCGGCCCTCGAAACATCAGCAGCTTCGTACTCTGCGACCAACTGGTCGCGGCCTGA
- a CDS encoding phage head-tail connector protein, with protein MALDTLANIKARLGISGSEDDSLLGKIQSSAEALIAEHTGRKFEGGTFTEDFSAALRSVQLKNYPVANLNVYVDNLGEFGLQTEIPAIAYKVDAVRGIVRSLCGPFYQTRFYTAFQELRPVWESFPGMVRVIYTVSAPVPQQIQEALALLVGFSYRKVKTNQASNQRNILQERVGDSFVMFESNKDDSYRQALDLLEPFRQPSL; from the coding sequence ATGGCACTCGATACACTGGCGAACATCAAAGCGCGGCTGGGGATCTCCGGTAGCGAGGATGATAGTTTGCTCGGCAAAATTCAATCTTCCGCGGAAGCATTGATCGCCGAGCATACCGGTCGAAAATTCGAAGGGGGAACCTTCACCGAAGATTTCTCGGCCGCGCTGCGTTCTGTGCAGCTGAAAAATTATCCGGTGGCAAACCTGAATGTCTACGTCGATAATCTCGGCGAGTTCGGCCTGCAAACTGAAATCCCCGCGATCGCCTATAAGGTGGATGCCGTCCGGGGTATCGTCAGGTCGTTGTGCGGACCTTTCTACCAGACCCGCTTTTACACGGCCTTTCAGGAACTTCGACCGGTCTGGGAAAGCTTTCCAGGCATGGTCCGGGTCATCTACACCGTCAGTGCACCGGTACCGCAGCAGATCCAGGAAGCTTTAGCTCTCCTGGTCGGTTTCTCTTATCGGAAAGTGAAGACGAATCAGGCGTCCAATCAGCGAAATATTCTGCAGGAACGGGTAGGCGATTCATTCGTGATGTTCGAGAGCAATAAAGACGATTCGTATCGGCAAGCGCTCGATCTTTTGGAACCGTTTCGGCAGCCCAGTCTTTGA
- a CDS encoding phage terminase large subunit family protein, whose translation MNSSKRSRQNSLRKWHLIQQEKNRRQARQDPNAFLELVLSQPDKPFRQAMIHKELQDFLTRNPRALIELPRDHGKSTQVCARVLWELGRQPNLRIVLVCGNEKIALERSGFIRQQLQTNPWLFPLFPHLRPGRPWGTKCFHIAGQRARIGPSVTALGIGAGSTGVRADLLICDDIVDVKSLYSARERRRVESYFRENLMNLLEPQGRLWNLFTPWHQDDLNARLKASSAYAHFRRAIDEDLTPLWPEHWPRERLLQRRREIGTIPFARAYHLKPLVEADTLILLKWIRFRERDKSYSKIVLAIDPAISTTAQADCSALVVLGLRDNREMDCLEALGRRIRPPELIELIRQFDALWKPDAILFEQNGAFRAVFEMLQSQAGFAGRLIGITQSVSKLARVQAFSVLVETGRFYLRGQNNEVSPEQKPLFDEMISFPLGDHDDLLDAAAMAAQWLSTKTELRVW comes from the coding sequence ATGAACAGCTCGAAGCGCTCGCGGCAGAACTCACTGCGAAAATGGCATCTGATTCAACAGGAAAAGAATCGACGTCAGGCTCGTCAGGATCCCAATGCATTTCTGGAACTGGTTCTCAGTCAGCCGGATAAACCATTCCGGCAGGCGATGATTCACAAAGAATTGCAGGATTTCCTGACTCGGAATCCGCGGGCGCTCATCGAATTGCCGCGCGATCACGGCAAGAGTACGCAGGTCTGCGCCCGCGTTCTCTGGGAGTTGGGAAGGCAGCCGAATCTGCGCATCGTCCTGGTGTGCGGCAACGAAAAGATTGCCCTGGAACGAAGCGGGTTTATCCGCCAGCAACTGCAAACTAATCCCTGGCTGTTTCCTCTGTTTCCTCACTTGCGGCCTGGCCGGCCCTGGGGTACGAAATGCTTTCACATAGCGGGGCAGCGCGCTCGCATTGGCCCGAGTGTTACGGCTCTCGGTATCGGGGCCGGGTCCACCGGTGTGCGCGCCGATCTGCTCATCTGCGATGACATCGTCGATGTGAAATCGCTTTACAGTGCTCGCGAACGGCGGCGCGTCGAAAGTTACTTTCGCGAAAACCTGATGAACTTGCTCGAACCGCAGGGCCGGCTCTGGAATCTGTTCACGCCCTGGCATCAGGACGATTTGAACGCTCGCTTGAAAGCCAGTTCCGCGTACGCGCATTTTCGACGGGCGATCGATGAAGATTTGACACCGCTGTGGCCGGAGCACTGGCCCAGAGAACGGCTGCTCCAACGCCGACGCGAGATCGGGACGATTCCGTTTGCCCGAGCCTATCATCTGAAACCGCTGGTGGAAGCGGACACCTTGATACTGCTGAAATGGATCCGTTTTCGCGAGCGGGACAAGAGTTATTCCAAAATCGTTCTCGCCATCGACCCGGCCATCAGCACGACGGCCCAGGCCGATTGCAGCGCATTAGTCGTGCTCGGTTTGCGCGACAATCGGGAAATGGATTGTCTGGAAGCGCTCGGCCGAAGAATTCGCCCACCCGAACTGATCGAACTGATTCGCCAGTTCGATGCACTTTGGAAGCCGGATGCGATTCTTTTTGAGCAGAATGGGGCGTTCCGCGCCGTGTTTGAGATGCTGCAAAGCCAGGCAGGTTTCGCGGGTCGATTAATCGGCATCACGCAGTCCGTCAGCAAGCTGGCACGAGTGCAGGCGTTCAGTGTTTTGGTGGAAACCGGCCGATTCTATCTGAGAGGTCAGAACAACGAGGTATCGCCGGAGCAAAAACCGTTGTTCGATGAAATGATTTCCTTCCCGCTCGGCGATCACGATGACCTTCTGGATGCCGCCGCGATGGCCGCGCAATGGCTGAGTACGAAAACCGAGTTGCGCGTCTGGTAA
- a CDS encoding ATP-binding cassette domain-containing protein, with product MISIRFPFLPQRRSLWSNQVCDLFGLSDEEPPITVAENFSLDLQPGQIALFHGPSGSGKSSLLRTLGQSWNARDAQQILLPDIPLIDALEGSLEKRLGELSACGLGEARLMLRTPSELSEGQRFRFRLAYAMSLSQTVMVDEFSAVLDRTLAKVVAYNLRKQVQRWKGRLLLATSHEDVLEDLQPDVRVECRGDGDIRIFRSENRVSKPISFADELKIREGTLADWKYFARWHYRSRTVAFVRRVVVLEHLHQPIGICIFCCPAASLTLRTRYFGLQRPQSPRMMQRMNKSLWVLSRVVLHPTYRGAGIAARFIAEACDSCPVEWIETLSAMGRVNPVFEKAGFQKIGLIRRNGKRPSRAYKNRKSNKNPNEDRQNQFSEPVYFIRKTFRGPTWG from the coding sequence ATGATCTCCATTCGATTTCCTTTCTTACCGCAGCGCCGTTCACTCTGGTCTAATCAGGTCTGCGATCTGTTCGGCCTCTCGGACGAAGAACCCCCAATAACGGTTGCGGAAAATTTTTCGCTCGATTTGCAGCCGGGACAAATTGCCTTGTTTCATGGCCCTTCCGGCAGCGGGAAATCTTCGTTGTTGCGAACCTTGGGACAATCCTGGAACGCACGAGACGCCCAGCAGATTTTGCTGCCGGACATTCCTCTGATCGATGCGCTGGAAGGTTCACTGGAAAAACGTCTGGGTGAACTATCCGCATGCGGCCTCGGCGAAGCCCGCTTGATGCTGCGCACGCCGAGCGAGTTGTCGGAGGGTCAACGCTTTCGATTCCGCCTAGCGTACGCGATGTCTCTATCGCAAACCGTGATGGTGGATGAATTCTCGGCGGTTCTCGATCGCACTCTGGCGAAAGTTGTGGCTTATAATCTGCGCAAGCAAGTCCAACGCTGGAAGGGCCGGCTACTACTGGCCACTAGCCACGAGGACGTTCTCGAAGATTTGCAGCCGGATGTACGAGTGGAATGTCGAGGCGACGGCGATATTCGGATTTTTCGCTCGGAAAACCGAGTTTCCAAGCCGATATCCTTTGCCGATGAATTGAAAATTCGAGAAGGAACGCTGGCGGATTGGAAATATTTCGCGCGCTGGCATTATCGAAGCCGTACAGTTGCGTTCGTCCGCCGGGTGGTCGTGCTGGAGCATCTCCATCAGCCGATCGGCATTTGCATCTTCTGCTGCCCGGCGGCCTCCCTGACTCTGCGCACCCGCTATTTCGGACTGCAACGTCCGCAATCTCCCCGGATGATGCAACGCATGAACAAGTCTTTATGGGTATTATCGCGAGTAGTTTTGCACCCGACTTATCGAGGGGCGGGCATCGCGGCCCGGTTTATTGCCGAAGCTTGCGATAGTTGCCCGGTGGAGTGGATCGAAACTCTTTCGGCTATGGGTCGAGTGAATCCGGTTTTCGAAAAGGCGGGATTTCAAAAAATCGGCTTGATTCGACGGAATGGCAAGCGACCGAGCCGGGCGTACAAAAATCGCAAGAGCAACAAAAATCCGAATGAGGATCGACAAAACCAATTCAGCGAACCGGTTTACTTCATTCGGAAAACTTTTCGCGGCCCGACGTGGGGTTAA